In Nocardioides sp. zg-1228, a single window of DNA contains:
- a CDS encoding response regulator, with protein MSLRSLVADDEPDIRDFIGHVLERAGHEVIVVDDGAQVLTRAAAERFDLVVVDHHMPRMTGLAVAAELRRTSPTTKVLIMSGDLDVGDEHVHFLPKPFNRSEFMSAVDTLLAVPRDA; from the coding sequence ATGTCCCTGCGCAGCCTCGTCGCGGACGACGAGCCCGACATCCGCGACTTCATCGGTCACGTGCTCGAGCGGGCCGGCCACGAGGTGATCGTGGTGGACGACGGCGCCCAGGTCCTGACCCGCGCCGCCGCGGAGCGCTTCGACCTCGTCGTCGTCGACCACCACATGCCGCGGATGACCGGACTGGCGGTCGCCGCGGAGCTGCGCCGCACCAGTCCGACCACCAAGGTGCTGATCATGTCGGGAGACCTCGACGTGGGCGACGAGCACGTCCACTTCCTGCCCAAGCCGTTCAACCGGAGCGAGTTCATGAGCGCCGTCGACACCCTGCTCGCGGTGCCGCGGGACGCCTGA
- a CDS encoding iron-containing alcohol dehydrogenase yields MSLLGVLRGPRQVLFGAGQRHALATVTAALGSRALVCTDARFGATAEFAQLVGLLEQAGVHVTTFAEVEPDVPVHQVTQCAQLAAAARPDVVVGMGGGSCLDLAKAVAVLLAHGGSPADYYGELRVPGPVVPVVALPTTAGTGSEVTPVAVLTDPDRVSKVGISSPHLIPQVAVCDPELTLGCPPGLTASAGADALSHVVEAFTAVRRPLTTGLATERVFVGKNELTDTYALLGVRLIAGSLHRAWSTPDDVEAREAMMLGATAGGFALGTAGTAAAHAIQYPVGALTHTPHGIGVGALLPYVMEYNRPARVAEMAAIAVAMGASPDASAEDLADEAIDRVAALLASVGIPATLAEIGLPADQLRWTAEQASGAERLVANNPRPLDVDGLERIVRAAHSGDRAALRDAVLPTDDLTTPAGAR; encoded by the coding sequence ATGAGCCTGCTCGGCGTCCTGCGCGGTCCGCGCCAGGTCCTGTTCGGAGCCGGGCAGCGTCACGCCCTCGCCACGGTGACCGCCGCCCTCGGGTCGCGCGCACTGGTCTGTACCGATGCCCGGTTCGGTGCCACCGCCGAGTTCGCCCAGCTCGTGGGCCTCCTCGAGCAGGCAGGGGTGCACGTCACGACCTTCGCCGAGGTGGAGCCCGACGTGCCGGTGCACCAGGTGACGCAGTGCGCGCAGCTCGCCGCCGCGGCACGGCCAGACGTCGTGGTCGGCATGGGCGGAGGCAGCTGTCTGGACCTCGCCAAGGCGGTCGCGGTGCTCCTCGCGCACGGCGGCTCGCCGGCCGACTACTACGGCGAGCTCCGGGTGCCCGGGCCGGTGGTGCCGGTCGTGGCGCTGCCGACCACCGCGGGCACCGGCTCGGAGGTGACCCCGGTGGCCGTGCTCACCGATCCCGACCGGGTCAGCAAGGTGGGCATCTCCAGCCCGCACCTGATCCCCCAGGTCGCCGTGTGCGACCCCGAGCTCACGCTCGGGTGCCCGCCCGGCCTCACCGCCAGCGCCGGCGCCGACGCGCTCTCGCACGTCGTGGAGGCCTTCACCGCCGTACGCCGCCCGCTGACGACCGGGCTCGCCACCGAGCGGGTCTTCGTGGGCAAGAACGAGCTGACCGACACCTACGCCCTGCTCGGCGTGCGGCTCATCGCCGGCAGCCTGCACCGGGCCTGGTCGACCCCCGACGACGTCGAGGCGCGCGAGGCGATGATGCTCGGCGCCACCGCGGGCGGGTTCGCCCTCGGCACCGCGGGCACGGCGGCCGCGCACGCCATCCAGTACCCGGTCGGCGCCCTGACGCACACGCCGCACGGCATCGGCGTCGGTGCCCTGCTGCCCTACGTCATGGAGTACAACCGCCCGGCCCGGGTGGCCGAGATGGCGGCGATCGCGGTGGCCATGGGCGCCTCGCCCGACGCCTCCGCCGAGGACCTGGCCGACGAGGCCATCGACCGGGTCGCCGCGCTGCTCGCCTCCGTCGGCATCCCGGCGACGCTCGCCGAGATCGGCCTGCCGGCCGACCAGCTCCGCTGGACCGCCGAGCAGGCGAGCGGAGCCGAGCGTCTCGTGGCCAACAACCCGCGTCCGCTCGACGTCGACGGCCTCGAGCGCATCGTCCGCGCCGCCCATTCCGGCGATCGCGCGGCCCTGCGCGATGCCGTGCTGCCGACCGACGACCTCACCACCCCGGCAGGTGCGCGATGA
- a CDS encoding extracellular solute-binding protein produces MRHLQRAGRRSLPGRQARLATAAILVATALAACGGGGGDGDDGDAESDAGGPAAPATIPELTDDPLTLSFIWFEWPPAQALEDFANAEYTKERPNVTIEVNTVPNANWHDAMFTQFAARQTDFDIPILDSQHIGEAVTNGNILDLTDFVNENIETDAYDPYLLAAYGQYPQAETGQRDEDASLYGLPLLGDTWTMIYRKDLIGEEPPETWDEMIDVARQCQEDNPGVSGLAFHQANGSDAAAVTYNTVNGVYGGNLWNAEDKTIEGIINDDAGQKAMDVLVNEMKPLTAKGSGNWFIDEVNAAVAQGKACIAFQWIAAAGGLVDPEQSTLGKTQDEILDKLGFATLPSQETDLVPLGGMGMHISAYAPEERQAEALNFMKWFEQADIQKKWAAAGGVPARTDALESSEFLDAGPFNQVYADSVTRMRDMWNVPEYARLIDIENTNVNAALNGAKDPEQALDDIAAEQQEVLDSAGGGGL; encoded by the coding sequence ATGCGGCACCTACAGCGAGCGGGACGCAGGTCCCTCCCCGGACGGCAGGCACGCCTGGCCACGGCGGCCATCCTCGTGGCGACGGCCCTTGCGGCCTGCGGCGGCGGCGGCGGTGACGGCGACGACGGCGACGCCGAGTCCGACGCCGGCGGTCCGGCGGCCCCGGCCACCATCCCCGAGCTCACCGACGACCCGCTGACGCTGAGCTTCATCTGGTTCGAGTGGCCCCCCGCCCAGGCGCTGGAGGACTTCGCCAACGCGGAGTACACCAAGGAGCGGCCCAACGTGACCATCGAGGTCAACACGGTGCCCAACGCCAACTGGCACGACGCGATGTTCACCCAGTTCGCGGCGCGCCAGACCGACTTCGACATCCCGATCCTCGACTCGCAGCACATCGGCGAGGCGGTGACCAACGGCAACATCCTCGACCTCACCGACTTCGTCAACGAGAACATCGAGACCGACGCCTACGACCCCTACCTCCTCGCCGCCTACGGCCAGTACCCGCAGGCCGAGACCGGCCAGCGTGACGAGGACGCGAGCCTCTACGGCCTGCCGCTCCTGGGCGACACCTGGACGATGATCTACCGCAAGGACCTCATCGGCGAGGAGCCCCCGGAGACCTGGGACGAGATGATCGACGTCGCCCGCCAGTGTCAGGAGGACAACCCCGGCGTCAGCGGCCTGGCCTTCCACCAGGCCAACGGCTCCGACGCCGCGGCGGTCACCTACAACACGGTCAACGGCGTCTACGGCGGCAACCTCTGGAACGCCGAGGACAAGACGATCGAGGGCATCATCAACGACGACGCCGGCCAGAAGGCCATGGACGTCCTGGTCAACGAGATGAAGCCGCTGACCGCCAAGGGCTCGGGCAACTGGTTCATCGACGAGGTCAACGCCGCGGTCGCCCAGGGCAAGGCCTGCATCGCCTTCCAGTGGATCGCCGCCGCCGGAGGCCTGGTCGACCCCGAGCAGTCGACGCTCGGCAAGACCCAGGACGAGATCCTCGACAAGCTCGGCTTCGCCACGCTCCCCTCGCAGGAGACCGACCTGGTGCCGCTGGGCGGCATGGGCATGCACATCTCGGCCTACGCTCCCGAGGAGCGCCAGGCGGAGGCGCTCAACTTCATGAAGTGGTTCGAGCAGGCCGACATCCAGAAGAAGTGGGCCGCCGCCGGCGGCGTCCCCGCACGCACCGACGCCCTCGAGTCCTCGGAGTTCCTCGACGCCGGACCGTTCAACCAGGTCTACGCCGACTCGGTCACCCGGATGCGCGACATGTGGAACGTGCCCGAGTACGCCCGGCTCATCGACATCGAGAACACCAACGTCAACGCCGCGCTCAACGGGGCCAAGGACCCCGAGCAGGCACTCGACGACATCGCCGCGGAGCAGCAGGAAGTGCTGGACTCCGCGGGCGGCGGCGGGCTGTGA
- a CDS encoding sugar ABC transporter permease → MTTTKDHPVQGTSPTTPAPGGSPRLSDRGLAVAFISPALLLLLAMSVFPLLWALYLSFTDYSATRDVPADFIGFTNYTDILTSDQVHQRALTTLLYVVGAVALQTVLGFAIAYLISRRTRGRGLLTTLFLVPMMLSPVVVGLFWKFMLDAQFGVINSMLGSLGLDQVEWLTRQRTALISLIVVDTWQWTPFIMLIALAGLTAVPKYLYEAASIDRASEWFRFRHITLPMVWPLLLIAIMFRAIEAFRLFDLVYILTSGGPGVSTETLSFHVYKVAFLGFSTGTASAYGILMVLVVIVLAQFYLRYLNKLKEG, encoded by the coding sequence ATGACGACGACGAAGGACCACCCGGTGCAGGGGACGTCTCCGACGACCCCTGCACCGGGGGGTTCCCCCCGCCTGAGCGACCGCGGCCTGGCCGTGGCGTTCATCTCGCCGGCCCTGCTCCTGCTGCTCGCGATGTCGGTGTTCCCGCTGCTGTGGGCGCTCTACCTGTCCTTCACCGACTACTCGGCCACGCGCGACGTGCCCGCCGACTTCATCGGGTTCACGAACTACACCGACATCCTGACCTCCGACCAGGTCCACCAGCGGGCCCTGACGACGCTGCTCTACGTCGTCGGCGCGGTGGCGCTGCAGACCGTGCTGGGCTTCGCGATCGCCTACCTGATCTCGCGGAGGACTCGCGGGCGGGGGCTGCTGACCACGCTGTTCCTGGTGCCGATGATGCTGTCCCCGGTCGTGGTCGGGCTGTTCTGGAAGTTCATGCTCGACGCCCAGTTCGGCGTCATCAACAGCATGCTCGGCTCCCTCGGCCTCGACCAGGTCGAGTGGCTGACCCGGCAGCGCACCGCGCTCATCTCGCTGATCGTCGTCGACACCTGGCAGTGGACGCCGTTCATCATGCTCATCGCGCTCGCCGGCCTCACCGCGGTCCCGAAGTACCTCTACGAGGCCGCCTCGATCGACCGGGCGTCGGAGTGGTTCCGCTTCCGCCACATCACCCTGCCGATGGTCTGGCCGCTGCTCCTCATCGCCATCATGTTCCGCGCGATCGAGGCGTTCCGGCTGTTCGACCTCGTCTACATCCTCACCAGCGGCGGTCCAGGGGTCTCCACCGAGACGTTGTCGTTCCACGTCTACAAGGTCGCGTTCCTCGGTTTCAGCACCGGGACCGCGTCGGCCTACGGGATCCTCATGGTCCTCGTCGTCATCGTCCTCGCGCAGTTCTACCTGCGCTACCTCAACAAGCTGAAGGAGGGCTGA
- a CDS encoding ABC transporter ATP-binding protein, producing MSAHGLRKAFGDVQALDGVSLDVPDGSFFVVLGPSGAGKTTTLRAIAGLERLDGGTVHLDGRDATHDTPAARDLAMVFQSYALYPRLTAYDNIASPLRARKVSSSDISAAVEQVAGLLHIERLLQRRPAQMSGGEQQRVALARALVRRPRAFLMDEPLTNLDLKLRVEMRTELTRIHRALGGTFLYVTNDQVEALSMADQVAVLREGRVQQVGTPTEVYERPANQWVAGFVGSPRISLLACRTEGDRLVGEQGWSLPRPRWTTAEDGRPLLLGLRAEDVSVEERGDATLAGELYGLEPLGDRTVVDVKVGTEMVKVKARPTVTGVPGERVSVSVDLDRAHIFDADTGLALSTTGR from the coding sequence GTGTCAGCACACGGGCTGCGCAAGGCGTTCGGTGACGTGCAGGCGCTCGACGGCGTCTCCCTCGACGTGCCGGACGGGTCGTTCTTCGTGGTGCTCGGGCCCTCGGGCGCCGGCAAGACCACGACGCTGCGGGCGATCGCCGGGCTGGAGAGGCTCGACGGGGGCACGGTGCACCTCGACGGGCGCGACGCGACCCACGACACCCCGGCGGCCCGCGACCTCGCGATGGTGTTCCAGAGCTACGCCCTCTACCCCCGGCTCACGGCCTACGACAACATCGCCTCCCCGCTGCGGGCGCGCAAGGTGTCCTCCAGCGACATCTCGGCAGCGGTCGAGCAGGTGGCGGGGTTGCTGCACATCGAGCGACTCCTGCAGCGCCGGCCGGCGCAGATGTCCGGCGGCGAGCAGCAGCGCGTCGCGCTGGCCCGGGCGCTGGTCCGGCGGCCGCGGGCGTTCCTGATGGACGAGCCGCTCACCAACCTCGACCTCAAGCTGCGCGTCGAGATGCGCACCGAGCTCACCCGCATCCACCGCGCGCTCGGCGGCACCTTCCTCTACGTCACCAACGACCAGGTCGAGGCGCTGTCGATGGCCGACCAGGTGGCGGTGCTCCGGGAGGGACGGGTGCAGCAGGTCGGCACGCCCACCGAGGTCTACGAGCGGCCCGCCAACCAGTGGGTGGCCGGCTTCGTCGGCAGCCCGCGCATCAGCCTGCTCGCCTGCCGCACCGAGGGCGACCGCCTCGTGGGCGAGCAGGGCTGGTCGCTGCCGCGCCCGCGGTGGACCACCGCGGAGGACGGGCGTCCGCTCCTCCTGGGCCTGCGCGCGGAGGACGTGTCGGTCGAGGAGCGCGGCGACGCCACGCTCGCCGGCGAGCTCTACGGGCTCGAGCCGCTCGGCGACCGCACGGTCGTCGACGTCAAGGTCGGCACCGAGATGGTCAAGGTCAAGGCCCGGCCGACGGTCACGGGCGTGCCGGGGGAGCGGGTCTCGGTGAGCGTCGACCTCGATCGCGCCCACATCTTCGACGCCGACACCGGCCTCGCGCTGTCGACGACGGGACGGTGA
- a CDS encoding GntR family transcriptional regulator produces the protein MDEARTGEPPVSWVAPTGGRRRLERPRGRLADEVYDALLGQLMSLRIEPGSRVTMDALARELRVSQTPIRDALNRMEADGLVVRVPHAGYRIPPQITRDRFEDMVEIRLLLEPSAARHAAERATTGQVEEMRRLLEEMGQLVEGGRHLAYGAFGLRDAALHDLVADSAGNQVVREALARLHTHVHLFRLLYDAEVTFLAMGEHEEVVDAIASRDPDAAAYAMRRHILLSRDRFRRLFEESEQDLDAPPLDADGRPQRS, from the coding sequence ATGGACGAGGCGAGGACGGGCGAGCCCCCCGTGTCATGGGTCGCTCCCACCGGTGGGCGCAGGCGCCTCGAGCGTCCTCGTGGGCGGCTGGCCGACGAGGTCTACGACGCCCTCCTGGGACAGCTGATGTCGTTGCGCATCGAGCCCGGCTCCCGCGTCACGATGGACGCCCTGGCCCGCGAGCTGCGCGTCTCGCAGACCCCCATCCGCGACGCGCTCAACCGGATGGAGGCCGACGGCCTGGTCGTCCGGGTGCCGCACGCCGGCTACCGGATCCCCCCGCAGATCACCCGCGACCGCTTCGAGGACATGGTCGAGATCCGGCTCCTCCTCGAGCCGTCCGCCGCCCGCCACGCGGCGGAGCGCGCCACGACCGGCCAGGTCGAGGAGATGCGCCGGCTGCTCGAGGAGATGGGCCAGCTCGTCGAGGGCGGCCGCCACCTCGCCTACGGCGCCTTCGGCCTGCGCGACGCCGCCCTCCACGACCTCGTCGCCGACAGCGCGGGCAACCAGGTCGTGCGCGAGGCGCTCGCCCGCCTGCACACCCACGTCCACCTGTTCCGGCTGCTCTACGACGCGGAGGTCACCTTCCTCGCCATGGGCGAGCACGAGGAGGTCGTCGACGCGATCGCCTCCCGTGATCCCGATGCCGCCGCCTATGCGATGCGGCGCCACATCCTGCTCTCGCGAGACCGGTTCCGCCGTCTCTTCGAGGAGTCCGAGCAGGATCTGGACGCACCACCCCTTGACGCGGACGGTCGCCCGCAGCGATCCTGA
- a CDS encoding carbohydrate ABC transporter permease, producing MAISIDEAVPAPTTESSPRARRSGGRGRMVVEVLLLTALAVAMLFPVIWMLETSIKENRDVYAVPAKFFGFDVTLDHYKDVFVAPDGGRSDLSGSFLNSVIVAGASTVLATVLGVPAAWAYSRFTLKAKKDQLFFILSTRFMPPVVVVIPIFLMYRELGLIDSKLGLILIYAAFNVPFTIWMMKGFVDEVPSEYEDAAMLDGYTRLQAFHKFTLPLLIPGIAATAVFALIFSWNEFVFAIFLTSSQEVRTAPPAIAGLIGGTTVDWGLVAASAVVFALPVLVFAYLVRKHLVAGVTLGAVRR from the coding sequence ATGGCCATCTCCATCGACGAGGCGGTGCCCGCTCCCACCACGGAGTCGTCGCCGCGCGCCCGGCGCAGCGGCGGCCGGGGCCGGATGGTGGTCGAGGTCCTGCTGCTGACCGCGCTGGCCGTGGCCATGCTCTTCCCGGTGATCTGGATGCTCGAGACGTCCATCAAGGAGAACCGCGACGTCTACGCGGTGCCCGCGAAGTTCTTCGGGTTCGACGTCACCCTCGACCACTACAAGGACGTGTTCGTCGCGCCCGACGGCGGTCGCTCCGACCTGTCCGGGTCGTTCCTCAACTCCGTCATCGTGGCCGGTGCGTCGACCGTGCTGGCCACGGTGCTCGGGGTCCCCGCCGCGTGGGCCTACTCGCGCTTCACCCTGAAGGCGAAGAAGGACCAGCTCTTCTTCATCCTCTCGACCCGCTTCATGCCGCCCGTGGTGGTCGTGATCCCGATCTTCCTGATGTATCGCGAGCTGGGGCTCATCGACAGCAAGCTCGGGCTGATCCTCATCTACGCCGCCTTCAACGTGCCGTTCACCATCTGGATGATGAAGGGCTTCGTCGACGAGGTGCCCTCGGAGTACGAGGACGCGGCCATGCTCGACGGCTACACGCGGCTGCAGGCGTTCCACAAGTTCACCCTGCCCCTGCTCATCCCCGGCATCGCCGCCACGGCGGTCTTCGCCCTGATCTTCTCCTGGAACGAGTTCGTGTTCGCCATCTTCCTCACCTCCAGCCAGGAGGTGCGCACCGCTCCTCCCGCCATCGCCGGGCTCATCGGCGGCACCACCGTCGACTGGGGCCTTGTGGCCGCGTCGGCCGTGGTGTTCGCCCTGCCGGTGCTCGTCTTCGCCTACCTGGTGCGCAAGCACCTCGTGGCCGGAGTGACCCTCGGGGCGGTGCGTCGCTGA
- a CDS encoding ABC transporter ATP-binding protein: MAGIEVTSLHKRYPDGTVAVDHVDLSIGDGELFVMLGPSGCGKTTTLRAMAGLERQTSGDIRIGDTLVNDLPPAQRDIAMVFQFYALYPHLRTRDNLAFPLRAEGKPEKEVKQRVDEVARMMQLERLLDRRPQRLSGGEQQRVALARALVRRPQAFLMDEPLTNLDAELRADVRTEIKHLQAELDTTMVYVTHDQVEAMSLGHRIAILNKGRVEQVGTPLEVYDRPASLFCAAFIGSPPMNLIAVEVSEGALRGPGGLVLTPPEGLPRDRSLVAGVRPEALEVTAPGAERTVPARVVSAEALGDEIIYVVDHGGESDVRVRMPPTARFAADEQVGLRHAGGTPPVYDTSTEELVA; this comes from the coding sequence ATGGCCGGCATCGAGGTGACGTCCCTGCACAAGCGGTACCCCGACGGCACCGTGGCGGTCGACCACGTCGACCTGTCCATCGGCGACGGCGAGCTCTTCGTGATGCTCGGGCCGTCGGGCTGCGGCAAGACCACCACGCTGCGGGCGATGGCCGGGCTCGAGCGGCAGACGTCGGGCGACATCCGCATCGGCGACACCCTCGTCAACGACCTGCCGCCCGCGCAGCGCGACATCGCGATGGTGTTCCAGTTCTACGCGCTCTACCCGCACCTGCGCACCCGCGACAACCTCGCGTTCCCCCTGCGGGCCGAGGGCAAGCCCGAGAAGGAGGTCAAGCAGCGCGTCGACGAGGTCGCCCGGATGATGCAGCTCGAGCGACTGCTCGACCGTCGCCCGCAGCGGCTCTCGGGCGGCGAGCAGCAGCGCGTCGCGCTGGCCCGCGCGCTCGTCCGGCGCCCCCAGGCGTTCTTGATGGACGAGCCGCTCACCAACCTCGACGCCGAGCTGCGCGCCGACGTGCGCACCGAGATCAAGCACCTGCAGGCCGAGCTCGACACCACGATGGTCTACGTCACCCACGACCAGGTCGAGGCCATGTCGCTCGGGCACCGCATCGCGATCCTCAACAAGGGCCGCGTCGAGCAGGTCGGCACGCCGCTGGAGGTCTACGACCGGCCGGCGAGCCTGTTCTGCGCGGCGTTCATCGGCTCGCCGCCGATGAACCTCATCGCGGTCGAGGTGTCCGAGGGCGCCCTGCGCGGTCCCGGCGGGCTGGTCCTCACGCCGCCGGAAGGGCTGCCGCGCGACCGCTCGCTGGTGGCGGGCGTACGCCCCGAGGCGCTCGAGGTGACGGCGCCCGGTGCCGAGCGGACGGTCCCGGCCCGCGTCGTCTCGGCCGAGGCGCTCGGCGACGAGATCATCTACGTCGTCGACCACGGCGGCGAGAGCGACGTGCGGGTGCGGATGCCACCCACCGCGCGGTTCGCGGCGGACGAGCAGGTCGGGCTGCGACACGCCGGCGGGACCCCGCCGGTCTACGACACGAGCACGGAAGAGCTGGTGGCCTGA
- a CDS encoding NAD-dependent succinate-semialdehyde dehydrogenase — protein MTVVDEVLRPVVDAIDVPTDLFVAGAWRPAGTGNRLEVHDPSTGSVLATVADADTADAVAAVDAAAAAAADWAATSPRSRADLLMRAFHLMLERSEELALLIALENGKSLADARGEVAYAAEFFRWYAEEGVRLRGQVGHAPSGANRLLVTYQPVGVSVLVTPWNFPAAMATRKIAPALAAGCTTVLKPAAETPLTALAVAALLQEAGLPDGVLNVVTTSRPGPVVEAMLTDRRTRMVSFTGSTAVGRVLLRTAADNVLKCAMELGGNAPFVVLADADVEAALEGAMVAKMRNGGQACTAANRFFVHSSVHDEFVEGLIARMSAIRVGPGPDPATQCGPLINDHAVRKVDHLVRDAVYRGARAMIGGRPTGGPGSFYPPTVLVDVPADARVLHEEVFGPVAPVVRFEREEDLLPVVNDTDLGLVSYLYTRDLARGLRLAERLESGMVGLNRGLVSDPAAPFGGTKQSGLGREGSTEGLLEFMEAQYVATSW, from the coding sequence ATGACCGTCGTGGACGAGGTGCTGCGCCCGGTGGTCGACGCCATCGACGTGCCGACCGACCTGTTCGTCGCCGGTGCGTGGCGACCTGCCGGCACGGGCAACCGGCTGGAGGTGCACGACCCCTCCACCGGCTCGGTGCTCGCCACGGTCGCCGACGCCGACACCGCCGACGCCGTGGCCGCGGTCGACGCCGCGGCCGCTGCCGCCGCCGACTGGGCCGCCACGTCGCCCCGCTCGCGCGCCGACCTGTTGATGCGCGCCTTCCACCTGATGCTCGAGCGCAGCGAGGAGCTGGCGCTGCTCATCGCCCTGGAGAACGGCAAGTCGCTCGCCGACGCGCGCGGCGAGGTCGCCTACGCGGCGGAGTTCTTCCGCTGGTACGCCGAGGAGGGCGTCCGCCTGCGCGGACAGGTGGGCCACGCCCCGAGCGGGGCCAACCGGCTCCTGGTGACCTACCAGCCCGTCGGTGTCAGCGTGCTCGTCACGCCGTGGAACTTCCCGGCCGCGATGGCCACCCGCAAGATCGCGCCGGCGCTCGCCGCGGGCTGCACGACCGTGCTCAAGCCCGCCGCCGAGACCCCCCTGACGGCGCTGGCCGTGGCGGCGCTGCTGCAGGAGGCCGGCCTTCCCGACGGCGTCCTCAACGTCGTCACCACGTCCCGGCCCGGCCCCGTCGTGGAGGCGATGCTGACCGACCGGCGCACCCGGATGGTCTCCTTCACCGGCTCGACCGCGGTCGGCCGGGTGCTGCTGCGCACGGCCGCCGACAACGTCCTCAAGTGCGCGATGGAGCTCGGCGGCAACGCGCCGTTCGTCGTGCTGGCCGACGCCGACGTCGAGGCGGCGCTCGAGGGCGCGATGGTCGCCAAGATGCGCAACGGCGGCCAGGCGTGCACGGCCGCCAACCGCTTCTTCGTCCACTCCTCGGTCCACGACGAGTTCGTCGAGGGCCTCATCGCCCGGATGTCCGCGATCCGGGTCGGCCCGGGCCCCGACCCGGCCACCCAGTGCGGCCCGCTGATCAACGACCACGCCGTGCGCAAGGTCGACCACCTGGTCCGCGACGCCGTCTACCGCGGCGCCCGCGCCATGATCGGCGGCCGCCCCACCGGCGGGCCGGGCTCGTTCTACCCGCCCACCGTGCTGGTCGACGTGCCCGCCGACGCCCGGGTGCTGCACGAGGAGGTCTTCGGCCCGGTCGCCCCGGTGGTCCGCTTCGAGCGCGAGGAGGACCTGCTCCCGGTCGTCAACGACACCGATCTCGGCCTGGTCAGCTACCTCTACACCCGCGACCTCGCGCGCGGCCTCCGCCTCGCGGAGCGCCTGGAGAGCGGCATGGTCGGGCTCAACCGCGGTCTCGTCTCCGACCCCGCCGCGCCCTTCGGTGGCACCAAGCAGAGCGGTCTCGGCCGCGAGGGCAGCACCGAGGGCCTCCTCGAGTTCATGGAGGCCCAGTACGTCGCCACGTCCTGGTGA